The Candidatus Dadabacteria bacterium genome includes the window CGGTCGTTAATATTAGACATAAGAAGAAAAGAATCACTCGCATTATGCTATTATGGTTAGATCGCATTAGATTAATCACCTCTCGAACTTTCAGAATAAAAACAGGTTGCCCAATTTTTCGATGTTTCTCAATGGGTTAGGTACACCAGCTTGGCATGCTATTCTATCAAGGAATTTCATCCCAATTCTATTAGAACTCCAGAGACTTTCTCATTGGCAAGGAATTTTATGATAGGTACATTATAATATTAGAGAGGGGTTGAGAAGAGACTGTGAAAACAGTTCTTTTTCAATCCCTCTTTTTCTATGTCTAATGGAGTTTAGTGTGATGAAAGAACTAAAAGAAATGAACATAGAAACTGAATCTGAGTCATCGATAGACGACCTTCCGCCGACCACTGTACCAGAAGGCATCCAGATAAGACTAGGAGGTTTGAAAGGAGAGACCGAGGAAGAACTGAAGGAATACGGGAACAAGCTGTCTGCCTGTCTTCGTACTATCGGCACCGTTATCGACATGTCGGGATTGGACGGAATAACCGCCGTCGTGGATTACGAGGGTGCTTTAGCGGAATTCAGTAGGGACGTGAAAGGCCCTGAAGGAAAAAACCAACTGAAACCGACTAATGACGGAATCGCTCGTGGTGTGGCAATGACGGTAGCCTTCCCCAAAGATGGAGAGGTCAAATCCCATATGTTCTTTAATTACTACTTCCTAAAGGGAATTGACTACGACCTAAACTCGGAGGTGTTTCAATTCTCTTTGAGTATAATCGCACACGAGTGCGCTCACGTCGAGGCTACAAGTAAGTTTGATTCGGTTTTCCCCGGTGTCTCCCTTAAGCGATATCCCGACGCATGTAACGCATTGGATCGGGCGAAATGGGGATGTGCCATTTATCCTTGCTGGGAAGAGTACATCGCATGCCGACGAAGTTCTTGCTTCGGCAAAAACCCTCTGGATGATCAGGTCGACACGCTTCTCCAAACACTCGATGGCATTGACGAGAAAGCCGACTGTATAATTGAGGAATGGGAGAGGGATGACGACAAAGACTACGGGAAGGTTTTTTATGGGTTGTTCAAGTTGTATGGCGACCTTATAAAATACTCGTCCTATGTGCTGGGAACGATGCACGGTTCGGGATTGACTGTCGAAGATGTGTCCTCCTTGAGGGATGGGTTGGCGGACTCTTGGTTTACGTCCTACTTCGACAATCTCGGAGAGCTTTGCGAAGCTCTGTACGAGTCCTACGGTATTTGGGAGGATTATGGGGCATTCAATCCCATTGGTGACTTGCTTGAGAAGATCGTTGCGCGAAAGGGTGTCAGTGCCAGACCCTGCGGAGACGACTTGTATGTCACACTAATCGACCCGCTCTAGTAGGCACCTCAAGCATTGCAGCAACTGATTTTCAGAAAATCGTAGCAGACATGCCTAGCGTAGAAAGCAAAGGGCACTTGTAGCCAAGCATATGATCCCAGTACCTTTCTAAGAATTTTTATTTAGTACAAAATTAGACTTAAATTGCGGGCTGCTTAGTCAAGAACTACCTGTATAATTCAGCGTCTTTGACTTTTAGCAAGGTGTTCTTCATCGGAATTCTTCCGGATAACCCTCGGACAAAAGAGTGTCAAAATAGTTTTGCGGGAGTAGTGATATTTTTTCCCCTGCGGTTAAAATGCTTTTCCGAATCCAGGCTTCTGCTTCGGGTCCAAAGCGCTTTTTTGAACGTTTGAGGTCGGATTCTCGATAGCAAGGACAGCGTGGTTGCTCCACATTGCAAATTCCCCCGCGGCCCCGCTTCGCCGCGTTTTGCACGGGTAATGGAAGAAGATTCTCAAGTATCGGAAGAAGAAGCCGAAGACCGGGAATGGATCGAATCGCTTGAATACGTGATCGAGAATTCCGGCCGAGAGAGGGCAAGTGACCTGCTTCGAAAGCTCCGGATATACTCCCAGAAAAAAGGCGTGCAGATCCCCTACGCCGCAAACACCCCTTACGTTAACACCATTGCCCTCGAGGACCAGCCGCCTTACCCAGGCAACTACGAAATAGAGCGCAACATAAGAAGCATAATAAGGTGGAACGCCATGGCCATGGTCGTGCGCGCAAACAGGATAAGCGACGGCATCGGAGGACACATCTCAACCTACGCCTCGGCCGCAACGCTCTACGAGATAGGGTTCCACCATTTCTTCAGGGCAGGCGACGAGAACCGGGAAGGGGACATGATCTACTTCCAGGGACATGCTTCGCCGGGCATATACGCAAGGGCGTTTCTCGAAGGCACAGTCTCTATCGAGCAGATGCGCAATTTCAGAAGGGAGCTCGGCGGAGACGGCCTCTCCTCCTATCCCCACCCCTGGCTCATGCCGGATTTCTGGGAGTTCCCGACGGTCTCGATGGGACTTTCTCCCATAATGGCGATTTACCAGGCCCGTTTCAACAGGTACCTCGAGGACAGGGGGCTAAAGCCCAGGACCGACGCCAAGGTGTGGGCCTTTATCGGGGACGGGGAAACCGACGAGCCCGAGACCCTGGGGGCCATCACCCTCGCGTCTAGGGAGAGACTCGAGAACCTCATATTCGTAATCAACTGCAACCTCCAGCGCCTTGACGGTCCGGTGAGGGGAAACGGCAAGATAATACAGGAGCTCGAAAGAATCTTCAGAGGGGCGGGGTGGAACGTGATAAAGGTTGTCTGGGGAGGCACATGGGATCCGATCCTGGCGCAGGATAAAGACGGATTTCTGGTCGAGAGGATGGAGGCGGCCCTTGACGGGGATTACCAGAGGTACACCATTTCTCCCGGGAAGCACATAAGGGAGCATTTTTTCGGCACCCGCCCCGAAATCCTGAAAATGGTCGAGAACCACACGGACGAGGAGCTTCAGAAGCTCGCAAGAGGAGGCCACGACTCGGAGAAGGTCTACGCCGCCTACAAGGCCGCGGTTGAGAACACCGGCTCTCCCACCGTGATTCTCGCGAAGACCATAAAGGGTTACGGCCTGGGGGAAGCGGGGGAAGGCAAGAACATAACCCACCAGCAGAAAAAACTTAACGAGGAAGAGCTAAAGCGCTTTCGGTCCCGCTTTTACATACCGATTACGGACCAGGAAATAAGAAGAGCTCCCTTCTACAGGCCCGCTCCCGACAGCCCCGAGATGAAATATCTCCGCGAGAGAAGGGAGGCCCTCGGCGGATCGGTCCCGAAGCGGGTCGTGCGCGCCGAGCCCCTTGAGAAGATCCCGGAACGAGTGTTCGAGGAGTTTAAAAAGGCCTCAGGTTCCAAGAGGAAAGTGGCCACTACCATGGTAATCGTCCACATGCTTTCAAGACTCATGCGGGACAGGGACATCGGGAAATTGATAGTCCCCATAGTTCCCGACGAGGCGAGAACTTTCGGAATGGAGGCGCTTTTCCGTCAGGTGGGCATCTACTCAAGCGTGGGACAGCTCTACGAACCCGTTGACGCCGACACCCTCCTTTACTACAAGGAGGCAAAGGACGGGCAGATACTCGAAGAGGGCATAACAGAGGCGGGCAGCATGTCCTCCTTCATAGCGGCCGGCACGGCCTACTCGACACACGGCATAAACACCATCCCTTTTTTCATTTGCTACTCGATGTTCGGCTTCCAGAGAATAGGGGACCTTATCTGGGCCGCCGCCGACATGAAGTGCAGAGGTTTCATGGTGGGAGGCACGGCGGGGCGGACCACCCTTGCGGGCGAAGGTCTTCAGCACCAGGACGGAAACAGCCATCATTTCGCCTACGCCTATCCGAACCTGAAGGCCTACGACCCTGCTTTCTCCTACGAGATAGCCGTGATAGTCAGGGACGGGATAAAGAGGATGTACCAGGACGGGGAGGAGATATTCTACTACATGACGGTTATGAACGAGCGCTACGTGCAGCCCGCCATGCCGGAGGGGGTCGGGGAAGGTATAATAAAGGGGATGTACAGGTTCGCGTCTTCTTCGCTCAAGGACTCGGGGAAAAAGGTACATCTTTTCGGAAGCGGCGCCATCATGAACGAGGTTCTCTGGGCTAGGGAGGTTCTTGAGAGCGGCTACGGAGTCCCGACCGACGTCTGGAGCATCACGAGCTACAAGGAGCTTTACCAGGACGCGAAGGAGGCAGAAAGATGGAACCGCTTAAATCTCGGAGAGAAGAGAAAAAGCTACATTTCAGAGTGCATGGAAGGGGCAGACGGGGTATTTGTTGCCGCGACCGACTATCTTAAGAGCCTTCCCGATTCCGTTTCCGCCTATTTCCCCAAGCCCCTTGTTTCTCTCGGCACCGACGGGTTCGGGAGAAGCGACACCCGGGAGGCGCTTCGCGACTTCTTCGAGGTCGACTACCGTCACATCGCGGTTGCGGCGCTCCATGAGCTTGCGAGGGAAGGCAGGATCGATGAAGAAACCGTTAGCGAGGCGATAAGCGAATTTGGAATCGACCGGGGGAAGCCCAACCCCGCGGTCACGTGACGAGGAACGCAAGTTGATAGAATTCAGGCTTCCCGAACTTGGAGAAGGAATTGAATCCGGGCAGGTGATAGAGGTTTTCGTATCGCCCGGAGACAGGGTCACGCTTGAGCAGCCACTGCTTGAGGTGGAAACGGACAAGGCCGCCGTTGAGATTCCTTCCCCGGCCGACGGAACGATTACGGACGTGCTGGTAAGCGCCGGGGATACGGTGGAAATAAGCCAGGTGCTCGTGAGAATGAACGGGAACGATGAAGGCGGAGAACCCCCGGAAGACGCTCCCGCGACCGAAGAAGAGGAAAAACCCGTCGCGGCGCAGGCGCCTCTTCCTGAAGAAAAACCCGAAGAAGAGAAAAAACAGACCCCACCACCCGAAAGCGCGCCCGCGGACGATATCGCCCCGTCGGGACCTCTCGCGGTGGCGGCGGCTCCTTCTGTGAGACGTCTTGCGAGGGAACTCGGCATAGAGCTTTCATCCGTTTCGGGAACGGGTCCCCGCGGGAGGATACTTGAGAGGGACGTAAAGGCTC containing:
- the aceE gene encoding pyruvate dehydrogenase (acetyl-transferring), homodimeric type, encoding MEEDSQVSEEEAEDREWIESLEYVIENSGRERASDLLRKLRIYSQKKGVQIPYAANTPYVNTIALEDQPPYPGNYEIERNIRSIIRWNAMAMVVRANRISDGIGGHISTYASAATLYEIGFHHFFRAGDENREGDMIYFQGHASPGIYARAFLEGTVSIEQMRNFRRELGGDGLSSYPHPWLMPDFWEFPTVSMGLSPIMAIYQARFNRYLEDRGLKPRTDAKVWAFIGDGETDEPETLGAITLASRERLENLIFVINCNLQRLDGPVRGNGKIIQELERIFRGAGWNVIKVVWGGTWDPILAQDKDGFLVERMEAALDGDYQRYTISPGKHIREHFFGTRPEILKMVENHTDEELQKLARGGHDSEKVYAAYKAAVENTGSPTVILAKTIKGYGLGEAGEGKNITHQQKKLNEEELKRFRSRFYIPITDQEIRRAPFYRPAPDSPEMKYLRERREALGGSVPKRVVRAEPLEKIPERVFEEFKKASGSKRKVATTMVIVHMLSRLMRDRDIGKLIVPIVPDEARTFGMEALFRQVGIYSSVGQLYEPVDADTLLYYKEAKDGQILEEGITEAGSMSSFIAAGTAYSTHGINTIPFFICYSMFGFQRIGDLIWAAADMKCRGFMVGGTAGRTTLAGEGLQHQDGNSHHFAYAYPNLKAYDPAFSYEIAVIVRDGIKRMYQDGEEIFYYMTVMNERYVQPAMPEGVGEGIIKGMYRFASSSLKDSGKKVHLFGSGAIMNEVLWAREVLESGYGVPTDVWSITSYKELYQDAKEAERWNRLNLGEKRKSYISECMEGADGVFVAATDYLKSLPDSVSAYFPKPLVSLGTDGFGRSDTREALRDFFEVDYRHIAVAALHELAREGRIDEETVSEAISEFGIDRGKPNPAVT